The following coding sequences lie in one Arabidopsis thaliana chromosome 3, partial sequence genomic window:
- a CDS encoding zinc finger CCCH domain-containing protein 44 (DNA binding;zinc ion binding;nucleic acid binding;nucleic acid binding; FUNCTIONS IN: DNA binding, zinc ion binding, nucleic acid binding; INVOLVED IN: histone modification, transcription initiation; LOCATED IN: nucleus; EXPRESSED IN: 22 plant structures; EXPRESSED DURING: 13 growth stages; CONTAINS InterPro DOMAIN/s: Zinc finger, CCCH-type (InterPro:IPR000571), Plus-3 domain, subgroup (InterPro:IPR018144), Zinc finger, PHD-type, conserved site (InterPro:IPR019786), Zinc finger, PHD-type (InterPro:IPR001965), GYF (InterPro:IPR003169), SWIB/MDM2 domain (InterPro:IPR003121), Plus-3 (InterPro:IPR004343), SWIB domain (InterPro:IPR019835), Zinc finger, FYVE/PHD-type (InterPro:IPR011011), Zinc finger, PHD-finger (InterPro:IPR019787); BEST Arabidopsis thaliana protein match is: nucleic acid binding;zinc ion binding;DNA binding (TAIR:AT2G16485.1); Has 2327 Blast hits to 1758 proteins in 258 species: Archae - 0; Bacteria - 308; Metazoa - 909; Fungi - 193; Plants - 493; Viruses - 18; Other Eukaryotes - 406 (source: NCBI BLink).): protein MENQQKQLQQGVPELASLAGREESSVRGIDLMRVDQCEEIGVNQVPALSVPASTVAGAVAVPMSNEQEVKVIDEAAPIKRKRGRPPRAQANTPLHIRPPPPPPKKEDKEEDVCFICFDGGDLVLCDRRNCPKAYHPACIKRDEAFFRTTAKWNCGWHICGTCQKASSYMCYTCTFSVCKRCIKDADYVIVRGNMGLCGTCIKPIMLIENIAQGDNEAVKVDFDDKLSWEYLFKVYWLCLKEELSLTVDELTRANNPWKEVPNTAPKVESQNDHTNNRALDVAVNGTKRRRTSDSPTLPNKLDGKNPSNILKKAPGDTSWATKELLEFVSFMKNGDTSVLSQFDVQGLLLDYIKKKNLRDPLQKSQVLCDQMLVKLFGKQRVGHFEMLKLLESHVLIQEKPKGAKTTNGETTHAVPSQIEEDSVHDPMVRDRRRKMRRKTDGRVQNENLDAYAAIDVHNINLIYLRRKFLESLLDDINKVDEKVVGTILRIKVSGSDQKLDIHRLVQVVGTSKAIASYQLGAKTTDVMLEILNLDKREVISIDQLSDQNITEDECKRLRQSIKCGLNKRLTVVDILKTAATLQAMRINEALEAEILKLNHLRDRASEKGHRKELRECVEKLELLKSPEERQRLLQEVPEVHTDPSMDPSHALSEDAGLGTRKQDNHVKAQSKGPQNKGVNLNNVGNNVQKKYDAPILRSRNNVHADKDDCSKVHNNSSNIQETGKDDEESEIWHYRDPTGKTQGPFSMVQLRRWKSSGHFPPYLRIWRAHENQDESVLLTDALAGRFDKATTLPSSSSLPQELKPSPHDSGRTGADVNCLQKNQMPVNTSATSSSSSTVTAHSNDPKEKQVVALVACSGKVEDGNSVRPQPQVSCPASISVVPGHVVTPDVRETPGTDQYNTVRADGNHNTTKTLEDETNGGSVSINGSVHAPNLNQESHFLDFPSPTPKSSPEDLEAQAAETIQSLSSCVLVKGPSGVTWSTTTTSTTDAATTTSSVVVTGGQLPQVIQQNTVVLAAPSVKPIELAADHATATQTSDNTQVAQASGWPAIVADPDECDESVSDLLAEVEAMEQNGLPSSPTSTFHCDDDDDLKGPEKDFFNPVARMSLTPETCRLDVSQTSILDNVSAGKSSMLTEAKDNTPFSHCGTAGPELLLFAPPPPPPTAISHDLTLTTTALRLGSETTVEAGTVERLPKSVLGVSSEPSPRSLSSHDSSSARGSTERSPRVSQPKRSSGHSRDRQWLNNGHNSSFNNSHNNRQWPYSNSHGYDHGSGSYAAHPPKGLKICKFYESGYCKRGASCSFWHP from the exons ATGGAGAATCAACAGAAGCAACTCCAGCAAGGCGTGCCGGAGTTGGCTTCTTTGGCTGGTCGCGAAGAGAGTTCCGTCAGAGGAATCGATCTTATGAGAGTTGATCAATGTGAAGAGATCGGTGTTAACCAAGTTCCTGCTCTCTCTGTACCTGCCTCCACGGTTGCTGGGGCGGTTGCTGTGCCTATGTCCAATGAGCAAGAGGTTAAAGTTATTGATGAAGCTGCCCCAATAAAACGAAAACGGGGGAGGCCTCCAAGGGCACAGGCTAATACGCCGTTGCATATTCGTCCACCCCCACCGCCGCCGAAGAAGGaagacaaggaagaagatgtttGCTTTATTTGCTTCGACGGTGGAGACCTTGTTCTCTGTGATCGCCG GAATTGCCCCAAGGCATACCATCCAGCTTGTATTAAGAGAGATGAGGCATTCTTTCGAACAACGGCCAAATGGAATTGTG GGTGGCACATATGTGGTACATGCCAAAAAGCTTCCAGTTACATGTGTTATACATGCACTTTTTCTGTTTGTAAGCGGTGCATTAAAGATGCTGACTATGTGATTGTGAGAGGTAACATGGGTCTTTGTGGCACATGTATTAAGCCTATAATGCTGATTGAGAATATTGCTCAAGGAGATAATGAAGCG gTTAAGGTGGATTTCGATGACAAGCTTAGTTGGGAGTATCTATTCAAGGTATATTGGCTTTGCCTGAAGGAAGAGCTGTCTCTAACTGTTGATGAGCTTACTAGAGCAAATAATCCTTGGAAGGAGGTTCCTAACACTGCTCCCAAAGTGGAGTCACAAAATGATCATACCAATAACAGAGCTTTAGATGTAGCAGTAAAtggaacaaaaagaagaaggaccAGTGATTCCCCTACCTTACCCAACAAGTTGGATGGCAAAAATCCAAGTAATATCCTAAAGAAGGCTCCTGGAGATACGAGCTGGGCAACAAAAGAACTCCTCGAGTTTGTGTCGTTCATGAAAAATGGCGATACATCTGTTCTATCTCAGTTTGACGTGCAGGGTCTTCTGCTTGActatatcaagaaaaaaaatcttaggGATCCTCTTCAGAAGTCTCAAGTTCTTTGTGACCAGATGCTTGTGAAGTTGTTTGGAAAACAGCGAGTGGGTCACTTTGAAATGCTTAAGCTTCTAGAGTCTCATGTCCTTATTCAAGAGAAACCGAAAGGCGCTAAGACCACGAATGGTGAAACTACTCATGCTGTACCTAGCCAAATAGAGGAGGATAGTGTTCATGATCCAATGGTCAGGGATAGAAGACGGAAGATGCGTAGGAAAACTGATGGCAGAgtacaaaatgaaaatctgGATGCATACGCAGCCATTGATGTTCACAATATCAACCTGATTTATTTGAGACGTAAATTTTTGGAGTCTCTTCTTGATGATATCAACAAAGTTGACGAAAAGGTGGTAGGCACAATTTTGAGAATCAAGGTATCTGGCAGCGACCAGAAGCTGGATATTCACAGGCTTGTTCAAGTTGTAG GTACAAGCAAGGCAATAGCATCCTACCAACTTGGCGCAAAGACTACAGATGTTATGCTTGAAATACTGAATTTAGACAAGAGAGAAGTCATCTCGATTGATCAATTATCAGACCAGAATATCACAGAG GATGAGTGCAAACGGCTGCGCCAGAGCATAAAATGTGGCCTCAATAAACGTTTGACTGTG gTTGACATCTTGAAGACGGCAGCAACACTGCAAGCCATGAGAATCAATGAG GCTCTGGAAGCTGAGATATTAAAGCTCAACCATCTCCGTGATCGGGCAAGTGAGAAGGGGCATAGAAAGGA GCTTAGAGAATGTGTAGAAAAGCTGGAGCTTCTAAAATCACCTGAGGAACGTCAGCGGCTTCTGCAGGAAGTCCCAGAAGTTCATACAGATCCAAGCATGGATCCAAGTCATGCATTATCAGAAGATGCAGGGTTGGGTACAAGGAAACAAG ATAATCACGTAAAGGCACAAAGTAAAGGTCCACAGAATAAAGGGGTTAACTTGAACAACGTGGGAAATAATGTGCAGAAAAAATATGATGCACCAATTTTGCGAAGCAGAAATAACGTACATGCTGATAAAGATGATTGTTCTAAGGTCCACAATAACTCATCAAATATCCAG GAAACTGGTAAAGATGACGAGGAGAGTGAAATATGGCATTATCGAGATCCAACAGGAAAGACCCAGGGACCGTTTTCTATGGTGCAGCTCCGTAGATGGAAATCTAGTGGCCATTTTCCCCCTTATCTTAGGATATGGAGAGCGCATGAGAACCAAGACGAGTCTGTGCTTCTGACTGATGCTCTTGCTGGACGGTTTGATAAAGCAACTACTTTGCCGAGTTCTTCTTCGCTTCCCCAAGAACTAAAACCGTCTCCACACGATTCTGGCCGCACTGGCGCGGATGTGAACTGTCTTCAGAAGAACCAGATGCCAGTTAACACCAGTGCaacctcctcttcctcctctacTGTCACTGCCCATTCTAACGATCCTAAAGAGAAACAAGTTGTGGCTCTTGTAGCTTGCTCTGGAAAAGTTGAGGATGGTAATTCTGTTCGTCCCCAGCCTCAAGTTAGTTGTCCGGCGTCGATCTCTGTGGTTCCTGGACACGTTGTTACTCCTGATGTAAGAGAAACTCCAGGAACTGATCAATACAATACTGTGCGGGCAGATGGTAACCATAACACAACTAAGACTCTGGAGGATGAAACAAATGGTGGTTCTGTTTCCATAAACGGTTCTGTTCATGCACCAAACCTGAATCAAGAAAGTCATTTCCTTGATTTCCCTAGTCCTACACCTAAGTCGAGCCCTGAAGACTTGGAAGCTCAAGCGGCGGAGACTATCCAGTCTCTGTCTTCATGTGTTCTGGTCAAAGGGCCATCTGGTGTCACTTGGAGCACCACAACCACAAGTACAACCGATGCTGCTACTACCACTTCAAGTGTTGTGGTTACTGGAGGACAGCTTCCTCAAGTAATTCAGCAGAATACTGTTGTTTTAGCTGCACCGTCTGTAAAGCCAATTGAGTTGGCAGCTGATCACGCCACAGCTACTCAGACTTCAGACAACACCCAAGTGGCTCAAGCATCTGGGTGGCCGGCCATTGTGGCTGACCCCGACGAGTGTGATGAATCAGTTTCAGATCTATTAGCTGAAGTTGAAGCAATGGAGCAGAACGGTTTACCCTCTTCACCCACCTCGACATTTCACtgtgatgatgacgatgatttGAAAGGGCCCGAAAAAGATTTCTTTAACCCTGTGGCACGCATGTCTCTCACACCTGAAACATGTAGATTGGATGTCTCTCAGACGAGTATCCTCGACAATGTCTCTGCCGGGAAAAGCTCAATGCTTACAGAAGCAAAAGACAATACTCCCTTCAGCCACTGCGGAACTGCTGGTCCAGAGCTCCTGCTTTTTGCACCGCCACCGCCACCGCCAACTGCAATAAGTCACGACCTGACTCTAACGACAACGGCTCTCAGACTAGGATCAGAAACCACAGTTGAAGCTGGAACGGTCGAGAGGCTTCCTAAATCTGTTTTGGGAGTAAGTTCGGAACCAAGCCCTAGATCATTATCATCTCATGACTCAAGCTCAGCCCGTGGAAGCACCGAGCGAAGTCCACGAGTGAGCCAGCCAAAGAGATCCAGCGGGCACAGCAGAGACCGGCAGTGGTTGAACAACGGTCACAACAGTAGCTTCAACAACAGTCATAATAACCGGCAATGGCCATACAGCAATAGCCATGGGTATGACCATGGATCAGGTTCGTATGCAGCCCATCCGCCCAAAGGGctgaaaatatgtaaattcTATGAGAGTGGATACTGCAAAAGAGGTGCATCTTGTAGTTTTTGGCACCCctga
- a CDS encoding coiled-coil 90B-like protein (DUF1640) (Protein of unknown function (DUF1640); CONTAINS InterPro DOMAIN/s: Protein of unknown function DUF1640 (InterPro:IPR012439); BEST Arabidopsis thaliana protein match is: Protein of unknown function (DUF1640) (TAIR:AT2G16460.1); Has 506 Blast hits to 503 proteins in 168 species: Archae - 2; Bacteria - 7; Metazoa - 203; Fungi - 173; Plants - 82; Viruses - 2; Other Eukaryotes - 37 (source: NCBI BLink).): MLTRLGNSLLSLLIFFQRRFPDPNFGLIEFKVSVFTNQFRESFHLFFMAAYANYLRLARLGGTSSGVNLSTLRSFGYSNPAFDKTQEFRSSSSSLVSYSSFRQFHARFISQLIKTNGKRLFLVDTLALVRSLEAQGLPSKQAEAITGAITEVLNDSLGVVSQLVVSKGEMQKAEMTQESNLSKFKSEINSSLDHHFSLLQHENEKLRNDIERIRSDIRHEIDKVTAGQRLDLNLEKGRIRDELQNQNGETSNLTNKLDREIHTLRAQLEAAKYEVIKYCIGTLVSISAVGLAVLRIVM; the protein is encoded by the exons ATGCTTACCCGATTGGGAAACTCTTTGTTATCCTTATTGATCTTCTTCCAACGGCGATTTCCCGATCCAAATTTTGGGTTGATTGAATTCAAAGTTTCCGTTTTTACAAACCAATTTCGGgaaagttttcatcttttttttatggCTGCTTACGCGAATTATCTCCGACTCGCACGACTTGGAGGAACAAGTTCAGGTGTAAACCTGTCGACTCTCAGATCATTCGGTTATTCAAATCCAGCATTTGACAAGACTCAAGAGTTTcgctcctcttcttcatcgttaGTATCATATTCTTCGTTCAGACAATTCCACGCCAGATTCATATCTCAGCTTATCAAAACCAATGGGAAACGTTTGTTTCTTGTCGATACACTAGCTTTG GTTAGGAGCTTAGAAGCACAAGGCCTGCCTTCAAAGCAAGCCGAGGCAATAACCGGTGCTATAACTGAAGTTCTTAACGATAGCTTAGGAGTTGTTTCACAGTTAGTTGTCTCCAAGGGAGAGATGCAGAAA GCTGAAATGACGCAGGAATCAAACTTATCCAAGTTCAAAAGTGAAATTAATAGTTCACTG GACCACCATTTCTCTTTGCTGCAACACGAGAATGAGAAACTCCGCAATGACATAGAGCGAATCCGCTCTGATATAAG ACACGAGATCGATAAAGTCACAGCAGGACAACGGTTGGACCTGAATCTTGAAAAAGG GAGGATAAGAGATGagttacaaaatcaaaacggAGAAACCTCTAACCTTACAAACAAACTTGACCGT gAGATTCACACTTTGAGAGCTCAGTTAGAAGCAGCCAAGTATGAGGTGATCAAGTACTGTATTGGTACTCTTGTCTCCATCTCAGCCGTTGGTCTCGCTGTCCTCCGGATCGTCATGTAA
- a CDS encoding altered inheritance of mitochondria protein (unknown protein; FUNCTIONS IN: molecular_function unknown; INVOLVED IN: biological_process unknown; LOCATED IN: cellular_component unknown; EXPRESSED IN: 24 plant structures; EXPRESSED DURING: 15 growth stages; Has 30201 Blast hits to 17322 proteins in 780 species: Archae - 12; Bacteria - 1396; Metazoa - 17338; Fungi - 3422; Plants - 5037; Viruses - 0; Other Eukaryotes - 2996 (source: NCBI BLink).), which produces MNEGSSEEVTRTVMEEKPEQKQRGSLEKGRSCKGYLYYSSTLKSKSKNPRCVGIPRTLRQAEASKEGRTLADFYYGCLGYSVYMTDKDSSAIKQHTKTQLPVCVGLEILADRRAASGNTSSVPARVQNRKDSREVPVPQHQNNKPASATATATNTENGFLTRFTRNANLVAAGVMKNMKRVGNYVKETVDDSLDPYRKRPK; this is translated from the exons ATGAACGAAGGCTCGAGCGAAGAAGTAACGAGGACGGTAATGGAAGAGAAACCAGAACAGAAACAAAGAGGATCTCTGGAGAAAGGAAGATCGTGCAAAGGCTATTTATATTACTCTTCCACTCTCAAATCCAAGTCTAAGAACCCTCGCTGCGTCGGAATCCCTCGTACTCTCCGTCAAG CTGAAGCTTCTAAAGAAGGAAGGACCTTAGCTGATTTTTACTATGGATGTTTGGGTTATTCCGTCTACATGACTGATAAAGACTCATCTGCCATTAAGCAACATACAAAGACTCAACTTCCCGTTTGTGTCGGTCTTGAG ATATTAGCAGATAGAAGAGCAGCTTCTGGCAATACTTCATCTGTTCCAGCCCGTGTCCAAAATAGAAAAG ATTCTCGGGAGGTGCCTGTGCCTCAGCACCAGAACAATAAACCAGCCTCTGCCACTGCCACTGCCACAAACACAGAAAACGGCTTCTTAACCAG GTTCACAAGAAACGCAAACCTGGTTGCAGCAGGGGTGATGAAGAACATGAAGAGAGTTGGTAACTATGTGAAAGAAACTGTGGATGATTCCTTGGACCCATATCGCAAGCgaccaaaataa
- a CDS encoding Tetratricopeptide repeat (TPR)-like superfamily protein (Tetratricopeptide repeat (TPR)-like superfamily protein; FUNCTIONS IN: binding; INVOLVED IN: RNA processing; LOCATED IN: intracellular; EXPRESSED IN: 21 plant structures; EXPRESSED DURING: 12 growth stages; CONTAINS InterPro DOMAIN/s: Tetratricopeptide-like helical (InterPro:IPR011990), RNA-processing protein, HAT helix (InterPro:IPR003107), Tetratricopeptide repeat-containing (InterPro:IPR013026); BEST Arabidopsis thaliana protein match is: crooked neck protein, putative / cell cycle protein, putative (TAIR:AT5G41770.1); Has 4310 Blast hits to 1959 proteins in 231 species: Archae - 3; Bacteria - 10; Metazoa - 1644; Fungi - 1320; Plants - 755; Viruses - 0; Other Eukaryotes - 578 (source: NCBI BLink).), translated as MMMIPRMVKNKTPAPVQITAEQVLKEAREREDSRILRPPKQKITDSDELAEYRLRRRKEFEDQIRGAKTNSQVWVRYADWEESQKDHDRARSVWERALEDESYRNHTLWLKYAEFEMRNKSVNHARNVWDRAVKILPRVDQFWYKYIHMEEILGNIDGARKIFERWMDWSPDQQAWLCFIKFELRYNEIERSRSIYERFVLCHPKASSFIRYAKFEMKNSQVSLARIVYERAIEMLKDVEEEAEMIFVAFAEFEELCKEVERARFLYKYALDHIPKGRAEDLYKKFVAFEKQYGNKEGIDDAIVGRRKLQYEGEVRKNPLNYDSWFDYISLEETLGDKDRIREVYERAIANVPLAEEKRYWQRYIYLWIDYALFEEILAEDVERTRAVYRECLNLIPSLQILFCQDMVARCTV; from the coding sequence atgatgatgattccaAGGATGGTTAAGAACAAAACCCCTGCTCCGGTTCAAATCACGGCGGAGCAGGTTTTGAAGgaggcgagagagagagaggacaGTCGCATCCTGCGGCCGCCTAAACAGAAGATCACAGATTCGGATGAGCTTGCCGAGTACAGACTCCGACGTCGGAAGGAGTTTGAGGACCAGATCCGCGGCGCAAAAACGAACTCACAAGTTTGGGTGAGGTATGCTGATTGGGAAGAGTCTCAGAAGGATCACGATCGTGCTCGGAGCGTGTGGGAACGAGCTTTGGAAGACGAGAGTTACAGGAACCATACGCTCTGGCTCAAATACGCAGAGTTCGAGATGAGGAACAAATCCGTCAACCATGCGAGGAACGTTTGGGATCGAGCCGTGAAGATTCTACCTCGCGTGGACCAGTTTTGGTATAAGTATATTCACATGGAGGAGATACTTGGTAATATCGACGGAGCTAGAAAGATTTTTGAACGGTGGATGGATTGGTCACCAGATCAACAAGCTTGGCTCTGTTTTATCAAATTCGAACTTAGGTATAACGAAATCGAACGGTCAAGATCGATTTACGAGAGATTTGTGCTTTGCCATCCTAAAGCTTCTTCCTTTATTCGATACGCAAAGTTTGAGATGAAGAACAGTCAAGTTTCGCTTGCGAGGATTGTGTACGAACGCGCCATTGAGATGCTTAAAGACgtcgaagaagaagctgagatgATCTTTGTGGCCTTTGCTGAGTTTGAAGAACTATGTAAAGAAGTGGAACGGGCTAGGTTTCTTTACAAGTATGCTCTTGATCATATCCCTAAAGGAAGAGCTGAGGATTTGTACAAGAAGTTTGTGGCGTTTGAGAAGCAGTATGGGAATAAGGAAGGTATTGATGATGCCATTGTTGGCAGGAGAAAGTTACAGTATGAAGGTGAAGTGAGGAAGAACCCTTTGAACTACGATTCTTGGTTCGATTACATTAGCTTAGAGGAGACTTTGGGGGATAAAGATAGGATCAGAGAAGTCTATGAGAGGGCTATTGCTAATGTTCCACTCGCTGAGGAGAAACGATACTGGCAGAGATATATCTACTTGTGGATTGATTATGCACTGTTTGAAGAGATTCTAGCTGAAGACGTGGAGCGTACTCGAGCTGTGTACAGAGAATGCCTCAATCTTATCCCCTCACTCCAAATTCTCTTTTGCCAAGATATGGTTGCTCGCTGCACAGTTTGA
- a CDS encoding coiled-coil 90B-like protein (DUF1640), with product MLTRLGNSLLSLLIFFQRRFPDPNFGLIEFKVSVFTNQFRESFHLFFMAAYANYLRLARLGGTSSGVNLSTLRSFGYSNPAFDKTQEFRSSSSSLVSYSSFRQFHARFISQLIKTNGKRLFLVDTLALVRSLEAQGLPSKQAEAITGAITEVLNDSLGVVSQLVVSKGEMQKAEMTQESNLSKFKSEINSSLDHHFSLLQHENEKLRNDIERIRSDIRHEIDKVTAGQRLDLNLEKGRIRDELQNQNGETSNLTNKLDRVSILISSFCLNYSFW from the exons ATGCTTACCCGATTGGGAAACTCTTTGTTATCCTTATTGATCTTCTTCCAACGGCGATTTCCCGATCCAAATTTTGGGTTGATTGAATTCAAAGTTTCCGTTTTTACAAACCAATTTCGGgaaagttttcatcttttttttatggCTGCTTACGCGAATTATCTCCGACTCGCACGACTTGGAGGAACAAGTTCAGGTGTAAACCTGTCGACTCTCAGATCATTCGGTTATTCAAATCCAGCATTTGACAAGACTCAAGAGTTTcgctcctcttcttcatcgttaGTATCATATTCTTCGTTCAGACAATTCCACGCCAGATTCATATCTCAGCTTATCAAAACCAATGGGAAACGTTTGTTTCTTGTCGATACACTAGCTTTG GTTAGGAGCTTAGAAGCACAAGGCCTGCCTTCAAAGCAAGCCGAGGCAATAACCGGTGCTATAACTGAAGTTCTTAACGATAGCTTAGGAGTTGTTTCACAGTTAGTTGTCTCCAAGGGAGAGATGCAGAAA GCTGAAATGACGCAGGAATCAAACTTATCCAAGTTCAAAAGTGAAATTAATAGTTCACTG GACCACCATTTCTCTTTGCTGCAACACGAGAATGAGAAACTCCGCAATGACATAGAGCGAATCCGCTCTGATATAAG ACACGAGATCGATAAAGTCACAGCAGGACAACGGTTGGACCTGAATCTTGAAAAAGG GAGGATAAGAGATGagttacaaaatcaaaacggAGAAACCTCTAACCTTACAAACAAACTTGACCGTGTTAGTATTCTCATCTCTAGCTTCTGTTTGAATTATTCGTTTTGGTAG
- a CDS encoding altered inheritance of mitochondria protein (unknown protein; Has 35333 Blast hits to 34131 proteins in 2444 species: Archae - 798; Bacteria - 22429; Metazoa - 974; Fungi - 991; Plants - 531; Viruses - 0; Other Eukaryotes - 9610 (source: NCBI BLink).): MNEGSSEEVTRTVMEEKPEQKQRGSLEKGRSCKGYLYYSSTLKSKSKNPRCVGIPRTLRQVPDYVVGQSEAEASKEGRTLADFYYGCLGYSVYMTDKDSSAIKQHTKTQLPVCVGLEILADRRAASGNTSSVPARVQNRKDSREVPVPQHQNNKPASATATATNTENGFLTR, translated from the exons ATGAACGAAGGCTCGAGCGAAGAAGTAACGAGGACGGTAATGGAAGAGAAACCAGAACAGAAACAAAGAGGATCTCTGGAGAAAGGAAGATCGTGCAAAGGCTATTTATATTACTCTTCCACTCTCAAATCCAAGTCTAAGAACCCTCGCTGCGTCGGAATCCCTCGTACTCTCCGTCAAG TTCCTGATTATGTTGTTGGACAATCTGAAGCTGAAGCTTCTAAAGAAGGAAGGACCTTAGCTGATTTTTACTATGGATGTTTGGGTTATTCCGTCTACATGACTGATAAAGACTCATCTGCCATTAAGCAACATACAAAGACTCAACTTCCCGTTTGTGTCGGTCTTGAG ATATTAGCAGATAGAAGAGCAGCTTCTGGCAATACTTCATCTGTTCCAGCCCGTGTCCAAAATAGAAAAG ATTCTCGGGAGGTGCCTGTGCCTCAGCACCAGAACAATAAACCAGCCTCTGCCACTGCCACTGCCACAAACACAGAAAACGGCTTCTTAACCAGGTAA
- a CDS encoding altered inheritance of mitochondria protein (unknown protein; Has 48 Blast hits to 48 proteins in 16 species: Archae - 0; Bacteria - 0; Metazoa - 0; Fungi - 0; Plants - 48; Viruses - 0; Other Eukaryotes - 0 (source: NCBI BLink).), with amino-acid sequence MNEGSSEEVTRTVMEEKPEQKQRGSLEKGRSCKGYLYYSSTLKSKSKNPRCVGIPRTLRQVPDYVVGQSEAEASKEGRTLADFYYGCLGYSVYMTDKDSSAIKQHTKTQLPVCVGLEILADRRAASGNTSSVPARVQNRKDSREVPVPQHQNNKPASATATATNTENGFLTRFTRNANLVAAGVMKNMKRVGNYVKETVDDSLDPYRKRPK; translated from the exons ATGAACGAAGGCTCGAGCGAAGAAGTAACGAGGACGGTAATGGAAGAGAAACCAGAACAGAAACAAAGAGGATCTCTGGAGAAAGGAAGATCGTGCAAAGGCTATTTATATTACTCTTCCACTCTCAAATCCAAGTCTAAGAACCCTCGCTGCGTCGGAATCCCTCGTACTCTCCGTCAAG TTCCTGATTATGTTGTTGGACAATCTGAAGCTGAAGCTTCTAAAGAAGGAAGGACCTTAGCTGATTTTTACTATGGATGTTTGGGTTATTCCGTCTACATGACTGATAAAGACTCATCTGCCATTAAGCAACATACAAAGACTCAACTTCCCGTTTGTGTCGGTCTTGAG ATATTAGCAGATAGAAGAGCAGCTTCTGGCAATACTTCATCTGTTCCAGCCCGTGTCCAAAATAGAAAAG ATTCTCGGGAGGTGCCTGTGCCTCAGCACCAGAACAATAAACCAGCCTCTGCCACTGCCACTGCCACAAACACAGAAAACGGCTTCTTAACCAG GTTCACAAGAAACGCAAACCTGGTTGCAGCAGGGGTGATGAAGAACATGAAGAGAGTTGGTAACTATGTGAAAGAAACTGTGGATGATTCCTTGGACCCATATCGCAAGCgaccaaaataa